CCAGGGCGGCCGTCGGCAGTATGTGCTCGCGCTGGCGCTCGACCCAGAACTCCTCGGAGTGGATCAACACGCCGTCCATGTCGAAACAGACGCCGTTCATACCCCTCGATCGCTGCGCTCGCGTTTTCGTCTTTCCGTTCGAGGACCGGGCTACTCGATGCTCAACTCGCCGCCCGAACCCTTGCCCTCCTGTCCCTCCTTCCACTCCAGTTCGAACTCGACGCTCAGCTCGGTCGAGCCGTTGGTCTCGCGCTCGGCTTTGATCTCGAACTCCGGTCGCTCCGGTACGTCCATCTCGACCGACTCGTCCCCGGAACTGAGCGAGAGCGTCCCGTCACCGTCGAGTTTCTCCGCGACCGTCCGCAGGTACTCGGCGATCTCGCTTCTGTTCATCGACTGTTCGACCTTGAACAGCACCTCTTCGGGCATGAGGTGGGATAGGACCGCGTCGGTGATAAAGGGGGTCGACTACTCCTCGGTCTCTTCGTCGTCAGCGTCCTCGCCGTTCTCCTCGTCCTCGGCCTCGTCGTCCTCTTCGTCATCGCCTTCGGCCTGCTCCTCGAGCCACTCCTCGTACTCGTCGTCGTCGACCACGTCGATGATGAAGTTCATCTGCGAGTGGCCGGTGCCGCAGTACTTCGCGCAGTAGCCCTGGTACTCGCCTTCCTCGTAGACTTCGGTGGCGACCATGTTGTGCTGATCAGGCACCGCGTCCTGTTTCAGTCCCAGGTCGGGGACGTGAAAGCCGTGTATCCACGATCCCCGGTCGTGGTCGGCGGTGACGTCGAAGTAGACCTCCTGTCCGGCCGGGATCACGGCCTCACCGGTCGAGGTGACGTCCTCGTCCTCGTAGTGGAAGTCCCAGCCGTAGTTGTACGCCTCGACCTCGATCACGATGGCCTCCTCGTCACCCTCGACGGGGCCCTCCTCGCCCGGTGGCTGGGTGATGAACGGGTCGGCCATCACCTGGTAGGAGGCCAGCCCGACGAACAGGAGGACGATCGCTGTCGTGATCGTCCAGGTGATCTCCAGTCGGCGGTTCTCCCGCGTCGGCTGGGGGTCGTCGTTGTTCCGGTACTTCAGGACCGTGTAGATGAGGATCCCCTCGACCAGCAGCGTGATCGGGATCGCGGCGTACAGAAGTGCCATGTTGAGGTCGCCGATCAGTTGGTCGTTGACCGAGTTGTAGGCCGCGACGGGCTGAGCGACGAGGAGGGCGAACGCGGTGAACCCCGCCGCCACGAGGGCGAGCCGCTTGCGTTCCATGATAAACGTGGGTTAGGAGACGGGGAATAAATACCTGCCTTTCCGCCCGCGGTCGGCCGCACCGGGGATGCTAAGTACGGTCGGTCACAACCCCTCGTGAGAAGGTATCGTGAACTCTAGCGCATCCGTCGGGAACCGCTCGCCGGGCTTTCTCCCCCTCCTCGCGGCGACCGCCATCGGCGTCTATCTACTCGTGATCGTCGGAGCGACCACGTCGCTCACCGACGCGGCCGCGTCCTGTGCGACCTGGCCCGCCTGCGAGGGGAGCGTCCTCGACGGCGGTGGGACGACGATCGCGTGGGTCCACCGTGCGCTCGCAGCGCTGGTCGGTCTCGGGGTGCTCGCCGTCGCAGCGATCGGCTTCCGCGTCGAGACCCGGTACAGGGTTCGACTCGCGCTCGCCGTCGCCGCGCTGCTCTACCCGGTACAGGTCGGGATCGGTGCCGTCACCGCGACGATGGGCACGCCCGAACTCGTCTCGGCCGTTCACCTGCTGCTCGCGATGGGCATCTTCGGCGGACTGCTGCTCGCGCTCGCCTGGTCGCTCGAAGCCCGCTTCCCGACCGGAGAGCACGAGCCGAGCGAACCGGGGGAAGCCTCCGACGTGGAGAGCGACTC
This region of Halalkalicoccus sp. CGA53 genomic DNA includes:
- a CDS encoding amphi-Trp domain-containing protein, with translation MPEEVLFKVEQSMNRSEIAEYLRTVAEKLDGDGTLSLSSGDESVEMDVPERPEFEIKAERETNGSTELSVEFELEWKEGQEGKGSGGELSIE
- the coxB gene encoding cytochrome c oxidase subunit II gives rise to the protein MERKRLALVAAGFTAFALLVAQPVAAYNSVNDQLIGDLNMALLYAAIPITLLVEGILIYTVLKYRNNDDPQPTRENRRLEITWTITTAIVLLFVGLASYQVMADPFITQPPGEEGPVEGDEEAIVIEVEAYNYGWDFHYEDEDVTSTGEAVIPAGQEVYFDVTADHDRGSWIHGFHVPDLGLKQDAVPDQHNMVATEVYEEGEYQGYCAKYCGTGHSQMNFIIDVVDDDEYEEWLEEQAEGDDEEDDEAEDEENGEDADDEETEE